Part of the Nitrospirota bacterium genome is shown below.
CACGTACCATCCCGCTACGGCGATGAGGCCGCCCCGCACGAACGGAATCCGCCAACCCCATTGATGGAGCGCCTCTTCCGTGAGGCTCGACGCGATCAGCGCACCCACACCGGATCCCAGCAGCGCTCCGATTTGAGCGCTGAATCCTGCCCAACTCCCGACATAGCCTCGTTGCGAGGCCGCCGCATGTTCGACGAGGAAGGTGGCGGATCCGGTGAATTCTCCGCCGACCGACAATCCCTGGAGAAACCGGCAGAGCGTCAGGGCGATGGGGGCAAGCACCCCGATGGTGCCGTAGGTCGGCAGAAGCCCCACCAGACAGGTCGGGACGGCCATGAGGAGGATCGACCAGGCTAACGCATGGCGTCGTCCTAACGTATCGCCCCAATAGCCGAACAGCATGGCGCCAAGAGGCCGTGCAAGAAATCCGACGGCAAAGACTCCGAAGGCGGAGATCAGTGACAGCGAGCGGGAATCGGACGGGAAGAACAGAGAGGCCAGCACCGGTGCGAAGTATCCATAGAGGGCGAAGTCATACCATTCCAGCACGTTGCCGATCGCTCCGGCGAGGAGGGTTTTCTTCATCGCTGGGGTCGTCGACAGGCTCATAGGAGCGGCGTCCCCGGTGTGGTACCCACGCCTGTTTGAGCGTGCGATAGAGTGGCTCGCCAATACAAGTGCTTTCTCGGGAGAGGAGACAGGAGGGGATCGGCCGAGATTATCTCCTCGTGGACATATTGATTCTTCTATGCATGAGACGTAGCCTAGGCCCGTGCTGTGGCGTGAAATATTTCCGTCGTTGTTAAGGAGGGCTACATATGGGACGCATAGTGAAATGGTCATGGCTTGCCATGGCCACAGGAATCTGTGTGCTCGAAGGCTGCGCCGGGCAGAGTCCGTTTGCGACCTATGTGGACTCCACAAAAGATTGTGCTGAGATGCTTGTGCAACGGGATATGCAGAAAGTTGCGAAGCTACGAGAGCGGCGATTCCTGGGCAAGGTGCCGGAGAGCACCGCCCGGTGCCTTGGAGGGACCCATGCCGAGAGTCTTCGCGAAGGGCCTTGGCTGGATTGGCCCAACTATTGGGCCGCCAGCGATATCTCCTCACGAGCCCCTGCGCGTTTGTTTGCCCATGCCAAGGTGCTGGGCCCCAACGCGCACGGGATCAACGGCGCGCTCTACGATCTGGAGGTTCAGCGGATCGAACTCATCTCATTCAACCTCTTTGACAACAATGGGACCTACGAATCCTACGTTACTGGGCGCGACGGCGGGGCCGGGCCGGTGTTCAAAACCTGGCCGGAGTTGCGATTGCCGCAGCGCCATCCCGACTATACAGCCGTCGGCGGCGACCGAACACAAGTCTGCCGGGGAGAGTTGATTCGCTTTCGCAATCTGAGCGGCATCTGCAACGATATCCGCAATCCCTTGATGGGGTCGACGCAACAACTGTTCGCGCGGAACGTGCCGTTCGACGCGACGTTTCCCGATCTGGGTCTGAACGAGCTCACCAGGAATCGCCATGCAGATCGTGTGGGGCTCCTCAAGCCGGACCCCCAAGTCATCAGCCGGACACTCTTCACGCGCCGGCAATCGCAGCCCGATAGATGCCGCGAGGGCCATGGGTTGGCAGGCGGCGCGAAGGAAGCCGAGTGCGATTACAAGCAGGCTCCCTTCTTCAATGTGCTGGCCGCCTTCTGGATCCAGTTCATGACCCACGATTGGTTCGCCCATGTGGAAGAGGGCCACAATCGGCCAGACTGGATGCCTCTCGGTTGTGTCACGCAACTGGTCAAGAACGTCGAGCAGCCGCTGACCGGTGACGCGATTAAGCAGTTGGGTTGCCGGCCCGACGACAAGATCGATGCAGCCTTGATCGCCGACAGCACGGAGCCACGGGCATTTACGAAGGATGGCAAGACGTACCTCACGCGAGCGCCGAAGACGACCGCCAATCACGTCACTGCCTGGTGGGATGCCTCGCAGCTCTATGGATACGACGAGCGCTCCGGTAAACGTGTGAAGCGCGACCCCAAGGACTCAGCCAAGTTGTGGCTCATGCCGGTTGAAGCGGAAGGCAAACCAGGATATCTGCCGATCTTTGAATCGGGTGATCCGATCAACCAGGAATGGTCCGGCCAGGAGGCCACGGCCTTCCCCGACAACTGGTCCATCGGGCTGAGCTTCTACCATAATGTCTTTGCCCGCGAGCACAACGCGTTCGTCGAGGCATTCCGCAAGCAGGCCGAGCTCACGCCCGAGAGCGACAGCGGTCTGCGAAATCCCGCCGAACCGGACCGCGTTATCCGCTATAGAGACGTCACTCCGACCGAGTTGTTTGAAGTGGCCCGGCTGGTGATTGCGGCGGAGATTGCCAAGATCCACACCATCGAATGGACTACACAGTTACTCTACAACGAGCCGATGAACCGGGGCATGCATGCCAACTGGAGCGGGGTCTTTGAGAAGCAGGAGTTGGTGGCGGATGCGCTGCAGGAAGTCGTGCGGCGCCTCGGCGATTCGGAGGATGCCAGGAAGGCGAACAGCCTCTACGCGGCGCTGGCAGCCGGGCCCGGCATCTTCGGCTTGGGCAACCGGGTCTATGAGGGCCTGCCGATCGTAGGCCTGATCGATCCCGGCAAAGTCGACCGCTGGGATTTGAAGAACGACGACCACATCAACGGGGGCGTGAACCATTTCGGCTCCCCCTTCAACTTCCCCGAGGAGTTCATCACGGTGTACCGGCTGCATCCGCTGTTGCCGGACCTGATCGACTACCGGGAGTGGAACAGGGAGCCGAACGTCGTCCGGCAGAAGGTGCCGGTGATCGAGACCTTCCGGGGCAAGGCCACCGGGGCGATGCGCGAGAAGGGCCTCACCAATTGGGCGCTCAGCATGGGCCGCCAGCGGCTGGGGTCATTGACCCTGCAGAACCATCCGCAGTTTCTGCAGAACCTCACGATGAATCGCCTGCAGTCTCCCACCAGACAGATCGACGTGGCCGCGCTCGATCTCATCAGGGATCGGGAGCGGGGCGTCCCGCGCTACAACGAGTTCCGCCGGCAATATGGTCTCATGCAGTTGACCAGCTTCAACGACTTCGTGGACCAGCGCGAAAAGGATGCAAAGAAGCGGAGCGAGCAAGAGCAGCTCGTGAAGACCTTGCGCGAGGTCTACGGACAGCACCGGTGCGATGCCTCCAAGAGGATTACCGACGCCCGGTTGAACGACGACGGCTCACCCATCAACGATTGTCTGGGCCATCCGAACGGCGCCATGGTCGACAACATCGAGGACGTCGATACGGTGGTGGGATGGCTGGCGGAGTTCCGGCGGCCGCATGGCTTCGCCATTTCCGAAACCCAGTTCGTCGTGTTCATCCTCAACGCCTCGCGCCGCCTCTTCAGCGACCGGTTTTTCACGTCCAGCTTCCGCCCGGAATTTTACACGTCGTTCGGCGTCGATTGGGTCATGCACAATGGACCGGGTCCGGCGCAGATGGAGCAGGGGACGATCAACGGGCACACACAGCCGGTCTCTCCCATGAAACGTGTGCTCTTGCGGACGATGCCGGAACTGGCGGGCGAACTTCAAGGGGTGGTGAATGCGTTCGACCCCTGGGCCAGGGATCGTGGGGAATACTACAGCCTGGATTGGAAGGCGCGGGCTGGGGCAGAACAAGATGAGGCGTTCGCCAGCAAGAAGGAGTGAGGGTGGCCTGGTCGTCCTCTTGCTCGCGGAACGCGCACGATCAGAATGTGCTCGTTCGACGCGCGCAGTTGAGGATCGACCAGGCCACCCTCATGAAGAGAAGTAGGCGGACTAGGGAGGATAGACGGGGAGGGGATGGAGGCTGATGATCTTCTGTGCTCGCGCAACGCATCGGGGATTGTCTGTTTGGTTAGCTGGTCTATCTGGTTCTTCTGGGTGAATTTTCGGTGCGACCAACCAGATAGACGAGATAGACCAACCTTCGTTGGACGCGCGCAGTGAGGACCGTCTGCCCCCTTTTTTTAAGTGAGGGAGAAGAGGGAATAGAAGGCGTTCTCATAAAAACCAAACCCCGTTGCAAACAGCATGGAATCGCCGTAGAGTTATGTGACCCCTATATATGGAGTGATGCCTATGTCAAAGTCAGTCGCGCAGCTTGAACAGGAAGCTCGGCACTTGCCGACACAAGATCGTGCATTGTTGGCGCAACACCTCATTGCGAGCATCGACCCCGGCGAAGATGTCGATGCGGAAGCAGCTTGGCTGGAGGAAGCTGAAAGACGTTACCAGTCGTACCGGCAGGGAATACTGACTGCCAAGCCAGCCGATCAAGTCTTTCGCGAAGCAAAATCCCAACTCACATGATCGCGATCGTCTTTCTTTCTCCCGCGCAGGAGGAAATGACGGCCGCAGCACGCTACTACCAAAGCCAATCAATAGGTTTGGGAGCGGAGTTTCTCTCCGAAGTAGAACGAACGATTGCCGCCATTACCTCACACCCAAAAGCCGCTCCGAAAATAAAGCAGGATGTCCGGCGTCGTCTCTTGAAGCGGTTTCCCTTCGGTATTCTCTATGTCGCCACCGTCGATGAAATCGTGGTCCTCGCCGTCATGCATCTCCGCCGCCGCCCCGGTTACTGGGAAGGCCGGTTCGGCTCACTAAAACAATCATAGTAACGCTGTGCTCGCGCAACGCGCGGCTTTCGGCGTCGTTCGTCCCTCGTGTCTCGCTGAACGTTCAAAACGCGTTACACGTCAGGAACAACGTTTCACACGTAATACTTCTTGTTCATGCCATCTGCTTTTGTTGCTTGCCATCAGCTATACGCTATCAGCCATCGGCTCCGGTTTTGACCACGAGGTCAGCGCTCTCGTCTGATCGCCTTGTCTCCTGCCGCCGGTTTGGAGAATTCGTATTTCAAGGCATTGACTCTGGCCAGATAGCTGCTCACGTCGTGGTCGCCGCACCGTTGGCTGGGAGTCAGCCGGAATCCTCGTGAGGCATAGGCATGGCCGGCCCCGGCTCCACAGAGGTGTATCAAGGCCGCGAGATCCTGCTTCTGTCGAAGAGTGACCCTGCCGCCCAGCCTGGTGCCGATCGCCTTGGCGACCGCGCGATCGAGCGAGGCCGAGGTCACTTCGATGGCATGGCTCGGCAGGACGCGGGTGTAGAGGCTGTTGAACCAACAGGAGTTCAGATCGTTCCAGGGGCCGTCCTCGACGACCACGTGGTCGTGGATACAGTAGCGCGTCGCCTCGCGGAAGGTCCCGTCTGTGATCTGATACATGCCGACCGCGCTCGACGCAGGCTGGTACCACTCAAACGGATTCCACGAAAGATGCCAGCGCCAGTAGGTCCGCGCCACCGGATTGCCCGCTCCCTCCGTCTGCGCCAACGCCGCCAGCAGCTCGGCGGTGATGACCGAGGTCGCATGTTCGCGGAAGAGCGAGCCGTATTCCTTCCAGGTTTCGATGGGACGTTTGTTGAGGGCCCGGTCCAGGGGAAAGAGGACTTCGCTCGGCTTGTTGAACGCGTGATAGGCCCAGTTGACGCCGAGCCACAGGAGGAGAAGGAGGACGGCAATCATGACGGCCCGCATCGTCGGCGGCGACTTGAGCACGGCTTTCATCACTCGACGAAAATTATTCCACCGTGCGAGCAGAAACCGCCAGAAGGCTCTGACCGGCTTGCGACGCCCGCGCTTCGTTCGGCGGCGGGAACGTTTGGGGGAGTGGCGATTGGGACGAGAGGACATGAGGGACAATATATATTAAAAGCGTGAGGGGAGAGTGGCCTGATGCGGGGAGAGAGGGGCAGCCTGGTCGTCCTCTTGCTCGCGGAACGCGCACGATCAGAATGTGCTCGTTCGACGCGCGCAATCGAGGATCAACCAGGCCACCCCCTTGAGTGAAACGAGCAAGCGTAGAAGGATCATTTATATCGTTGGACGCGCGCACGATGGGACCGATTCAGGCCACTTCGAAGCCTTGGTCCCCATGAAAGGGAAAGGGGTGCGAGCAAGCTTGGAAGGAGGGGTAGGGAGCAGCCAGGTGCCCTTCTTGCTCGCAGAACGCGCACGATCAGAATGTGCTCGTCCGATGCGCGCAGTAAAGGGCAGCCTTGGCCCCTCCCTTGAAGTGAGGTGGAGGGAATGACAGGCCTCCCGTCTCGCTGAATGCGAGGCAGAAGGCAGCCCTTGCCATTGCGATGAGTTGACACCCACCGACAGCGAGTCGTAGCCTGTGGCCAAATTCTCGTTGGCAACCAGCCGAAAAGTAGAATATCCCCGTTTTGGTTCCAATGCGGAGGATGGGCTATGACAAAGAAAAAATCTGAATCATCAGCGCGCGGCAAGCGAGCCGGCGCGAGCGTCAAGCCTATGCCCGACTCACAGATTGATTTCTCGGACATCCCGGAGTCCACAGAGGAAGAACTCCGGGGCGCGCGTCGGGTTGGGCGGCCATCCAATGGAACAGCAGAGGCGAAGTCCTTTGCGCAAGACGTTGGACGTGCGTTGCGTCGAGCGGCCAAAATAGCCAGAGCCACAGCGCGAACGCACCATACGCCTATTTATGTGTGGGAAAATGGCAAGGTGGTTGCGAAGAAACCTTAGCCCACCCATCGTTTCCATTCCACCCGTTCTTTTCTTGTCGCTATAGGCTATAAGCCATAAGCTCTTTTCATTTAATCCACTCTCAGCACTCCATCCCCTATCCCAGCAGGCTGTTCAGAAAGGCCGTCCAGCAAGACCGCAGTAAGCGGAGGGGCGAGTCGTACTCTCGGCAGTACGTTGAGCCTCTCCGCGCCGCGAGAACGCCGCTGGCGGCCTTTATCAACGGCCTGCTAGCAGGGCGGCGAGCTGGGGCAGCCAGGGCAGCAGAGCCACCCCGAGACAGATCGACAGGGCCACGATCGAGGCGACCAGATCTTCATCCAGGCCGGTTTCCGTCGCGAAGATTACCGCCGTCACAGCCGAGGGCATCGCGGCGATCAGGATCACGACCGCTCGTTCCAAACCGGTGAGATCCAGCAGCCAGGCGACAGTCCATCCCAACAACAGGCCGCCCCCCATCCGCAGCGCCACGCCCAGCAAGGTCAGGGGCCAGGTTCTCCGTACCGCCTCGAAACTGATCGAGAGGCCGAGGACCAGGCTCGCGAGAGGAGTGGTCGTGAGATGGACCGGCGTCAAGATCGTCTGGAGCCAGGAGGGCAGATGGAGTCCTACTCCTTTCATGGCCAGCACGGTGGTCATGGCCCAGAAGGGGGGAGACTTGAGCAGTCGTGTCAGCGAGGAGCCCGCCGATGGTGAGGCGGTGCCATGCCATGCGGCCAGCGCATAGAGTGCCGTGAGGGTGAGCATGGTTTGGCCCAGGTCGAAGAGAATCGCCTGCGCGAGCCCTTCCTCGCCGAACGTTGCCAGTACCACGGGATAGGCGAAGTACACGGAATTGATGCAGCCGACGGCGAGCAGGAATCCGCCCTGCGTCGGGCGGGCGAGATGCAGCGATCTGGCGAGCGGCCAGGAGACGAGCACGAGCGAGAGCGTCAGAAGGCAGGCGGCCAGTGGCACCTTCCAGGCCGTCGGCGCGAAGGCGACGCGATCGAGCGACACGAGAATCGTGGCAGGCAGACTGACGGAAAAGACGAAGAGGCCCAGCCGTTCGGCATGGTGCTTCGTCAGCAGGCCGGAGAGGCGCAGTAACGCGCCGGCGACGAAGAGGATGAGGAAGGCTTGGTGGGAGGGGGGCATGGGGGGAGAGAGTAGCAGAAAATTGGGGGCGGGGGATGCCGTCGCGGGTGCGCACCCACCTCCCGGACTGATCCTTCCGGGCTTCACCGGGCGGAAGCCTTCTGGAATTCCCGCCGCCACGGTCTCGTGGCTCTGGTCAGTTCCAGCTTTCCTTCCCGGTTCAGCCTCGGTGGATACCTCGGTCCTCCGGTGAGGCGCGTAACCTGCGACGGCATCCCCCTGTGGTGCTAGGTGAGAAGAGGTGAGCGACGAGCAAGCTTGGAGGTGAGAGGAGGTGGCCTGGTTGTCCTCCTGCTCGCGGAACGCGCGCCCTCAGAAGGGCCTCGTTCGACGCGCGCAATCGAGGATCAACCAGTCCACCCCTGGAAAAGGAAATGGACAAGCTTGGAAAAGGTATTGGACCGGCGCAGTGGAAATTACACCAGCAGCCTCGGCGGATGAAGGTATAGAGGAGACAAATTACTCGCCCAGTGCGCCCAGGGAGGGACGGTCTGGCTACTCTCTTGTAGAACGAACGGTAAGTGTTAAGCGTCCACCTCTACATTCCACAAATGCCTAGGTTTCGCCAGTTCGATGAGTTGACACCTACCGGCAGGAGTCGTAGCCTGTCGCCATTTCAAGACGAGGACTATTCTGATTCAGGGTTCGGCGAGTACAGCGGAAGCATATGGCATTTAGTCATGATCAGACGGTTAGACTTCTTGGTGCCATTGAGACGGACTCGCTTATGTTCCTTTGTGGAGCGGGCTTGTCGATGCCGTCGCCGAGTAATCTTTTATCTGCCGCTCAGATTTCTGAGAGATGTTATGACCGCTGGGTGGCCACAGAATCTCTCGATCCGATACTGAGAAACGATATAGGGCTGCTTGCTAGGCATTTCCATGCGAGAAATGATTTTAAGATTTTCCTTGGTCTAATACCGTGGAACGACCTCGTCGGGGCTCCAAATAAAGGTCATGCTGCTATCGCAGATCTTCTTATTACTCGCGGTGCGCGGGCGGCACTGTCTGCAAACATTGATTGCCTGATCGAGAGTTGGGCGCAGGACCGAAAGGTTGATATGCGAGGGGCCCTTACCGGGCAGGACGCCAGTACATTCAACACGACTAACCCTCTGGTCAAATTTCACGGTTGCCTCCGCCTCGACCAAGAGAACACGGTTTGGACATATGGGCAGCTCGCTCAACCCCCAGTTAGCGAACGTGTGTCGA
Proteins encoded:
- a CDS encoding lytic transglycosylase domain-containing protein codes for the protein MSSRPNRHSPKRSRRRTKRGRRKPVRAFWRFLLARWNNFRRVMKAVLKSPPTMRAVMIAVLLLLLWLGVNWAYHAFNKPSEVLFPLDRALNKRPIETWKEYGSLFREHATSVITAELLAALAQTEGAGNPVARTYWRWHLSWNPFEWYQPASSAVGMYQITDGTFREATRYCIHDHVVVEDGPWNDLNSCWFNSLYTRVLPSHAIEVTSASLDRAVAKAIGTRLGGRVTLRQKQDLAALIHLCGAGAGHAYASRGFRLTPSQRCGDHDVSSYLARVNALKYEFSKPAAGDKAIRRER
- a CDS encoding AEC family transporter; translation: MPPSHQAFLILFVAGALLRLSGLLTKHHAERLGLFVFSVSLPATILVSLDRVAFAPTAWKVPLAACLLTLSLVLVSWPLARSLHLARPTQGGFLLAVGCINSVYFAYPVVLATFGEEGLAQAILFDLGQTMLTLTALYALAAWHGTASPSAGSSLTRLLKSPPFWAMTTVLAMKGVGLHLPSWLQTILTPVHLTTTPLASLVLGLSISFEAVRRTWPLTLLGVALRMGGGLLLGWTVAWLLDLTGLERAVVILIAAMPSAVTAVIFATETGLDEDLVASIVALSICLGVALLPWLPQLAALLAGR
- a CDS encoding peroxidase family protein produces the protein MGRIVKWSWLAMATGICVLEGCAGQSPFATYVDSTKDCAEMLVQRDMQKVAKLRERRFLGKVPESTARCLGGTHAESLREGPWLDWPNYWAASDISSRAPARLFAHAKVLGPNAHGINGALYDLEVQRIELISFNLFDNNGTYESYVTGRDGGAGPVFKTWPELRLPQRHPDYTAVGGDRTQVCRGELIRFRNLSGICNDIRNPLMGSTQQLFARNVPFDATFPDLGLNELTRNRHADRVGLLKPDPQVISRTLFTRRQSQPDRCREGHGLAGGAKEAECDYKQAPFFNVLAAFWIQFMTHDWFAHVEEGHNRPDWMPLGCVTQLVKNVEQPLTGDAIKQLGCRPDDKIDAALIADSTEPRAFTKDGKTYLTRAPKTTANHVTAWWDASQLYGYDERSGKRVKRDPKDSAKLWLMPVEAEGKPGYLPIFESGDPINQEWSGQEATAFPDNWSIGLSFYHNVFAREHNAFVEAFRKQAELTPESDSGLRNPAEPDRVIRYRDVTPTELFEVARLVIAAEIAKIHTIEWTTQLLYNEPMNRGMHANWSGVFEKQELVADALQEVVRRLGDSEDARKANSLYAALAAGPGIFGLGNRVYEGLPIVGLIDPGKVDRWDLKNDDHINGGVNHFGSPFNFPEEFITVYRLHPLLPDLIDYREWNREPNVVRQKVPVIETFRGKATGAMREKGLTNWALSMGRQRLGSLTLQNHPQFLQNLTMNRLQSPTRQIDVAALDLIRDRERGVPRYNEFRRQYGLMQLTSFNDFVDQREKDAKKRSEQEQLVKTLREVYGQHRCDASKRITDARLNDDGSPINDCLGHPNGAMVDNIEDVDTVVGWLAEFRRPHGFAISETQFVVFILNASRRLFSDRFFTSSFRPEFYTSFGVDWVMHNGPGPAQMEQGTINGHTQPVSPMKRVLLRTMPELAGELQGVVNAFDPWARDRGEYYSLDWKARAGAEQDEAFASKKE
- a CDS encoding addiction module protein → MSKSVAQLEQEARHLPTQDRALLAQHLIASIDPGEDVDAEAAWLEEAERRYQSYRQGILTAKPADQVFREAKSQLT
- a CDS encoding type II toxin-antitoxin system RelE/ParE family toxin, with amino-acid sequence MIAIVFLSPAQEEMTAAARYYQSQSIGLGAEFLSEVERTIAAITSHPKAAPKIKQDVRRRLLKRFPFGILYVATVDEIVVLAVMHLRRRPGYWEGRFGSLKQS
- a CDS encoding MFS transporter, producing MSLSTTPAMKKTLLAGAIGNVLEWYDFALYGYFAPVLASLFFPSDSRSLSLISAFGVFAVGFLARPLGAMLFGYWGDTLGRRHALAWSILLMAVPTCLVGLLPTYGTIGVLAPIALTLCRFLQGLSVGGEFTGSATFLVEHAAASQRGYVGSWAGFSAQIGALLGSGVGALIASSLTEEALHQWGWRIPFVRGGLIAVAGWYVRTSVPESLVACYMGPFFAAVADLFPTPQRYTGLSVGYNIGAALFGGTAPLIATLLIEWSGNVLAPAFYLSFCATVSFAVILTLRNK